The following coding sequences are from one Coffea arabica cultivar ET-39 chromosome 11e, Coffea Arabica ET-39 HiFi, whole genome shotgun sequence window:
- the LOC113719259 gene encoding protein TRIGALACTOSYLDIACYLGLYCEROL 1, chloroplastic-like isoform X1, whose translation MHISLQGQRGARFGELCSSSGPNMQAASQFYSVFYFSNSRGSSCDIFARTKIKPLSSSKLARKLDLTLGSWTCKFPCAVRPCRLSVIPNTNDGHPCISVTEEDRRTDQAWNDELETFLSKWSPPGYLWRGLSVLILAGQVISRTIKGKVHWRNTLQQLERVGPKSVGVCLLTSAFVGMAFTIQFVREFTRLGLNRAVGGVLALAFSRELSPVVTSIVIAGRIGSAFAAELGTMQVSEQTDTLRVLGADPVDYLVTPRVIASCIALPFLTLMCFTVGMASSALLADSVYGIGINIILDSAHRALKSWDLVSAMIKSQVFGGIISVVSCAWGVTTLGGAKGVGESTTSAVVISLVGIFIADFALSYCFFQGAGDSLKNL comes from the exons ATGCATATTTCCCTTCAAGGACAGAGAGGAGCCAGATTTGGAGAATTGTGTAGCAGTTCTGGACCTAACATGCAAGCAGCTTCCCAATTTTACTCTGTATTTTACTTCTCCAACAG TCGCGGAAGCAGCTGTGACATATTTGCTCGGACAAAAATTAAACCTCTCAGCTCAAGTAAACTTGCCAGAAAGCTCGACCTAACTCTAGGATCTTGGACTTGTAAGTTTCCTTGTGCAGTCCGACCGTGCAGGCTATCTGTGATTCCGAACACAAATGATGGTCACCCATGTATATCTGTGACTGAAGAAGATAGGAGGACAGACCAAGCCTGGAATGATGAGCTGGAGACTTTTCTGAGCAAATGGTCACCACCAGGGTACTTGTGGAGGGGATTATCTGTTCTTATCTTGGCTGGGCAGGTCATTAGTAGGACCATAAAGGGCAAAGTCCACTGGAGAAACACCCTGCAACAACTGGAGAGGGTTGGACCTAAATCTGTAGGTGTCTGTCTCTTAACTTCAGCTTTTGTTGGAATGGCCTTCACCATACAATTTGTGAGAGAGTTCACTAGGTTAGGGCTGAATAGAGCTGTTGGTGGTGTCTTAGCGCTAGCTTTTTCAAGGGAGCTGAGTCCTGTAGTCACATCAATTGTAATTGCAGGACGTATTGGGAGTGCATTTGCTGCAGAATTGGGCACCATGCAAGTTTCTGAGCAAACTGACACGTTGAGAGTTCTTGGTGCAGATCCTGTTGATTATCTTGTTACACCAAGGGTTATCGCTTCCTGCATTGCTCTGCCATTTTTAACTCTAATGTGCTTCACTGTAGGGATGGCGTCCAGTGCCCTTTTGGCTGATAGTGTTTATGGGATTGGCATAAACATAATCTTGGATTCTGCTCATAGAGCTCTTAAATCATGGGATTTAGTCAGTGCAATGATCAAGTCTCAGGTATTTGGTGGGATTATATCCGTAGTTAGCTGCGCTTGGGGAGTTACAACATTGGGGGGTGCCAAAGGCGTTGGAGAATCAACAACTTCTGCTGTGGTTATATCTCTTGTTGGTATTTTTATAGCTGACTTCGCTCTATCTTATTGCTTCTTCCAGGGAGCAGGAGACTCGCTGAAG
- the LOC113718175 gene encoding uncharacterized protein, with product MERFFKPKRVRSGESSNEPNISEPVQNQSCVELNLNDIVSDPGLRKSVEKFDISLRDHVRREYLTRGPCQPIGHMYPKTSFGKQHRSFQDSWYQKFVWLEYSISKDAAFCFWCFLFKTQNKGGRYAKDAFTNTGFNNWKEAMERFNEHIGAVNSCHNDARIQFESFQDQRHSVSNVLRSCGREIDIAYRTRLTAALDVTRFLLKQGLAFRGNDESTSSSNRGNFLELFEWYSQRNTEIFEVVNQNAPANNQLTSPMIQKDLAHACASEITSVIINDIGDNYFSLIVDESRDSSVKEQMGVVLRYVNKEGRVIERFLAIVHVSDTTSLCLKDAIDSLFAQHGLSLSKLRGQGYDGVSNMRGEFNGLKALILQENPYAMYIHCFAHQLQLVIVAVAKENIIVSEFFVYVSMIVNLTGASCKRRDQLRQIEHDKIVTLLDSGDIISGKGKNQETSLARPGDTRWGSHYLTLLRLSSMWASVIGILGNIQDDATTSDNRGMARGLIDRMNDYEFVFALHLMKYLLGITNDLSLVLQQRDQNIVQAMSLIDTMKSQLQDFREEG from the coding sequence ATGGAGAGATTCTTTAAACCTAAACGAGTTCGTAGTGGTGAATCTTCAAATGAGCCTAATATTAGTGAACCAGTTCAAAATCAATCTTGTGTGGAATTGAATTTAAATGATATTGTTAGTGATCCGGGATTACGAAAATCAGTTGAGAAATTTGATATTTCTCTTCGAGACCATGTCCGAAGAGAGTATTTGACTAGGGGACCTTGCCAACCGATTGGCCATATGTATCCAAAAACATCATTTGGTAAACAACATAGAAGTTTCCAAGATAGTTGGTATCAAAAGTTTGTATGGTTAGAGTATAGCATATCGAAAGATGCGGCGTTTTGCTTTTGGTGCTTTCTtttcaaaacacaaaataaggGAGGTCGATATGCAAAGGATGCCTTTACAAACACGGGATTCAATAATTGGAAAGAGGCAATGGAAAGATTTAATGAACATATTGGAGCTGTGAATAGTTGCCATAATGATGCTAGAATACAGTTTGAAAGTTTTCAAGATCAAAGGCATAGTGTGTCAAATGTGCTACGATCTTGTGGGCGCGAAATAGATATTGCATATCGCACCCGTTTAACTGCTGCTCTGGATGTGACCCGCTTTCTTTTGAAGCAAGGATTGGCTTTTCGTGGAAATGATGAGTCAACTAGTTCTTCAAATAGAGgcaattttcttgaattgtttgAGTGGTATAGCCAGCGAAATACTGAGATTTTTGAGGTTGTAAATCAAAATGCTCCTGCAAATAATCAACTAACTTCTCCAATGATTCAAAAAGATCTGGCACATGCTTGTGCCTCAGAGATCACAAGTGTTATAATCAATGATATTGGAGACAATTATTTTTCCCTAATAGTTGATGAGTCTCGAGACAGTTCAGTAAAAGAGCAAATGGGAGTTGTTTTGAGATATGTGAACAAAGAAGGGCGTGTGATTGAACGTTTCCTTGCAATTGTACATGTGTCTGACACCACATCTCTTTGTTTGAAAGATGCAATTGATTCTTTATTCGCGCAACACGGATTATCATTATCCAAATTGAGAGGTCAAGGATATGATGGAGTTTCAAATATGCGAGGTGAGTTCAATGGTTTGAAGGCCCTTATATTACAAGAAAATCCCTATGCGATGTATATTCACTGTTTTGCTCACCAACTCCAGTTAGTTATTGTTGCTGTTGCTAAGGAAAATATCATTGTCAGTGAATTCTTTGTCTATGTCTCTATGATTGTCAATTTAACTGGAGCATCATGTAAAAGGAGAGATCAATTAAGACAAATAGAACATGATAAGATTGTTACACTTTTAGACAGTGGAGATATTATTAGTGGAAAAggcaaaaatcaagaaactagTTTAGCAAGACCAGGGGATACTCGTTGGGGATCACACTATCTAACATTACTTCGTCTATCCTCTATGTGGGCTTCGGTGATTGGAATATTGGGAAATATACAAGATGATGCCACCACTTCTGACAATAGAGGCATGGCCAGGGGTTTGATTGATAGAATGAATGATTATGAGTTTGTTTTTGCATTGCACCTGATGAAGTATTTATTGGGAATCACAAATGACTTGTCACTTGTTTTGCAACAAAGGGATCAAAATATTGTCCAAGCCATGAGTTTGATTGATACTATGAAATCTCAATTGCAAGACTTTAGGGAAGAGGGATGA
- the LOC113719259 gene encoding protein TRIGALACTOSYLDIACYLGLYCEROL 1, chloroplastic-like isoform X2 gives MKNLQRGARFGELCSSSGPNMQAASQFYSVFYFSNSRGSSCDIFARTKIKPLSSSKLARKLDLTLGSWTCKFPCAVRPCRLSVIPNTNDGHPCISVTEEDRRTDQAWNDELETFLSKWSPPGYLWRGLSVLILAGQVISRTIKGKVHWRNTLQQLERVGPKSVGVCLLTSAFVGMAFTIQFVREFTRLGLNRAVGGVLALAFSRELSPVVTSIVIAGRIGSAFAAELGTMQVSEQTDTLRVLGADPVDYLVTPRVIASCIALPFLTLMCFTVGMASSALLADSVYGIGINIILDSAHRALKSWDLVSAMIKSQVFGGIISVVSCAWGVTTLGGAKGVGESTTSAVVISLVGIFIADFALSYCFFQGAGDSLKNL, from the exons ATGAAAAACTTGCAG AGAGGAGCCAGATTTGGAGAATTGTGTAGCAGTTCTGGACCTAACATGCAAGCAGCTTCCCAATTTTACTCTGTATTTTACTTCTCCAACAG TCGCGGAAGCAGCTGTGACATATTTGCTCGGACAAAAATTAAACCTCTCAGCTCAAGTAAACTTGCCAGAAAGCTCGACCTAACTCTAGGATCTTGGACTTGTAAGTTTCCTTGTGCAGTCCGACCGTGCAGGCTATCTGTGATTCCGAACACAAATGATGGTCACCCATGTATATCTGTGACTGAAGAAGATAGGAGGACAGACCAAGCCTGGAATGATGAGCTGGAGACTTTTCTGAGCAAATGGTCACCACCAGGGTACTTGTGGAGGGGATTATCTGTTCTTATCTTGGCTGGGCAGGTCATTAGTAGGACCATAAAGGGCAAAGTCCACTGGAGAAACACCCTGCAACAACTGGAGAGGGTTGGACCTAAATCTGTAGGTGTCTGTCTCTTAACTTCAGCTTTTGTTGGAATGGCCTTCACCATACAATTTGTGAGAGAGTTCACTAGGTTAGGGCTGAATAGAGCTGTTGGTGGTGTCTTAGCGCTAGCTTTTTCAAGGGAGCTGAGTCCTGTAGTCACATCAATTGTAATTGCAGGACGTATTGGGAGTGCATTTGCTGCAGAATTGGGCACCATGCAAGTTTCTGAGCAAACTGACACGTTGAGAGTTCTTGGTGCAGATCCTGTTGATTATCTTGTTACACCAAGGGTTATCGCTTCCTGCATTGCTCTGCCATTTTTAACTCTAATGTGCTTCACTGTAGGGATGGCGTCCAGTGCCCTTTTGGCTGATAGTGTTTATGGGATTGGCATAAACATAATCTTGGATTCTGCTCATAGAGCTCTTAAATCATGGGATTTAGTCAGTGCAATGATCAAGTCTCAGGTATTTGGTGGGATTATATCCGTAGTTAGCTGCGCTTGGGGAGTTACAACATTGGGGGGTGCCAAAGGCGTTGGAGAATCAACAACTTCTGCTGTGGTTATATCTCTTGTTGGTATTTTTATAGCTGACTTCGCTCTATCTTATTGCTTCTTCCAGGGAGCAGGAGACTCGCTGAAG